From a single Ornithorhynchus anatinus isolate Pmale09 chromosome 4, mOrnAna1.pri.v4, whole genome shotgun sequence genomic region:
- the RAB14 gene encoding ras-related protein Rab-14, with protein sequence MATAPYNYSYIFKYIIIGDMGVGKSCLLHQFTEKKFMADCPHTIGVEFGTRIIEVSGQKIKLQIWDTAGQERFRAVTRSYYRGAAGALMVYDITRRSTYNHLSSWLTDARNLTNPNTVIILIGNKADLEAQRDVTYEEAKQFAEENGLLFLEASAKTGENVEDAFLEAAKKIYQNIQDGSLDLNAAESGVQHKPSAPQGGRLTSEPQPQREGCGC encoded by the exons ATGGCAACTGCTCCTTACAACTACTCGTACATCTTCAAGTACATTATTATTG GGGACATGGGAGTTGGGAAGTCCTGCTTACTTCATCAATTTACAGAAAAAAAAT tTATGGCTGATTGTCCTCACACAATTGGTGTTGAATTTGGTACAAGAATAATTGAAGTTAGTGGACAGAAAATCAAACTGCAAATTTGGGATACAGCAGGACAGGAGCGATTTAGGGCTGTTACACGAAGCTACTaccgaggagcagcaggagcactCATGGTCTACGATATTACTAG AAGAAGCACATATAACCATTTAAGCAGTTGGCTGACAGATGCACGGAACCTCACCAATCCAAATACT GTGATAATTCTCATAGGAAATAAAGCAGATTTGGAAGCACAGAGGGATGTAACATATGAAGAAGCCAAACAGTTTGCTGAAGAAAATG GTTTATTGTTCCTTGAAGCAAGTGCAAAAAC GGGAGAGAATGTGGAGGATGCATTCCTGGAGGCTGCCAAGAAGATCTACCAGAATATCCAAGATGGAAGTCTGGATCTGAATGCTGCAGAGTCTGGGGTGCAACACAAACCGTCAGCTCCGCAGGGAGGACGCCTGACTAGCGAACCCCAACCGCAGAGAGAAGGCTGTGGCTGCTAG